One genomic segment of Triplophysa rosa linkage group LG22, Trosa_1v2, whole genome shotgun sequence includes these proteins:
- the postna gene encoding periostin isoform X3 — MILLFTAAFTILALSSLDQVDCSAYDKIVTHSRIRAKNEGPNVCALQQVMGTKKKYFSTCRNWYKKSICGKKAMVLYECCPGYMKLDGMRGCPAVAPIDTVYGTLDLVKAKLTKQYSEKSKLKEEIEGDGTYTMFAPSDDAWETLDPALKAPLLSNGAIELYNTLHHHMVNKRLLTKDLKNDMTIESMYNKQGLLINHYSNGVVTVNCARIIHGNQVATNGVVHVIDRVISVVEQSIKDVIENNDELTSLNTAALASGLMDQLVEPGHYTLFAPTNKAFETLDREVLERLLGDKTLLQVLLNYHTLNSVQCSEAIMVGSIYETLEGSNIEIGCDGESLTVNGIKMVLKKDIVTTNGVIHLIDQVLMPDSAKQVMELIGTSQSLFKDMMSDLGLSSAMQPKTEYTVLAPLNGAFTEEVMSMDERLLKIILENHILKFKISLSELYNGQLLETLGGKLLRVFIYRTAVCIENACMVRGSREGSNGALHLMRSLIHPAQTTIYDLLLNDGRFKIFLTLMESARLTDLLKQEGSHTLFAPIDDAFRGLSEADLNLLKSDINTLRTILLYHFSNGVFINGGLEGGVTNLLKTMQGNNLQVLSMNNSIHVNSVDVPDFDLMASNGVVHVVKTILYPKDLPVGREDILILLKRLIKYMQLKFESGFTYHEIPLTFIKRTITTTHVIEKGPEIKLIEKKPSVTKVTRVIEKKPGGAKVLIEGVTTKVTRVIEGQLPVTTVTRVIESGPVAEQIVIEGEPSITKVTRVVEGEPKITKVTRVVEGEPSITKVTRVVEGEPSITKVTRVVKEKPAIVMERERGTTKLTRVIKGKPSITKVTRVIEGHSASSDGELDSDDEIKKIM, encoded by the exons ATGATACTCCTGTTTACAGCTGCATTTACCATCCTGGCACTCTCCTCCCTGGACCAGGTGGATTGTTCAGCGTATGACAAGATAGTCACACACAGTCGCATCAGGGCTAAGAATGAAGG GCCCAACGTGTGCGCTTTACAACAggtcatggggaccaaaaaaaaGTACTTCAGCACATGCAGGAACTGGTACAAGAAATCCATCTGCGGCAAGAAGGC CATGGTTTTATATGAATGCTGCCCTGGTTATATGAAGCTAGACGGAATGCGTGGGTGCCCTGCAG TGGCCCCTATTGACACAGTTTATGGTACCCTGGATCTGGTTAAAGCCAAGCTCACCAAGCAGTACTCTGAGAAGTCCAAACTGAAGGAAGAAATCGAGGGAGATGGTACCTACACGATGTTCGCACCCAGCGATGATGCCTGGGAAACATTAGATCCA GCATTGAAAGCTCCTTTGTTGAGCAATGGAGCCATTGAGCTTTACAACACTCTCCACCATCACATGGTCAACAAACGGCTTCTCACCAAAGACCTGAAGAATGATATGACCATAGAGTCCATGTACAACAAACAAGGGCTCCTTATCAATCACTACTCTAATGGA GTCGTCACTGTGAATTGTGCCAGGATCATTCACGGCAACCAAGTGGCCACTAACGGAGTCGTGCACGTCATCGATCGGGTCATCAGCGTCGTGGAACAATCGATAAAGGATGTGATCGAAAACAATGATGAGCTTACTTCACTGAAC ACAGCTGCCTTGGCATCGGGTCTGATGGACCAACTGGTCGAGCCTGGACACTACACATTGTTTGCTCCAACCAATAAAGCTTTTGAGACGCTAGACAGAGAGGTGCTGGAGAGACTGTTGGGTGACAAAACCTTGCTTCAGG TGCTTTTGAATTACCACACCCTGAACTCAGTCCAGTGCTCAGAGGCCATTATGGTGGGCTCCATCTATGAGACCCTTGAGGGTAGTAACATTGAGATCGGGTGTGATGGCGAGAGCCTTACAGTCAACGGGATCAAGATGGTGCTAAAGAAGGACATTGTCACCACCAATGGAGTCATTCATCTGATCGACCAGGTTCTTATGCCTGACTCAG CCAAACAGGTGATGGAGCTCATTGGCACATCTCAAAGCCTCTTCAAGGACATGATGTCCGATCTTGGCCTTTCTTCCGCCATGCAGCCTAAAACTGAATATACTGTTCTCGCCCCGCTCAACGGCGCCTTCACTG AAGAGGTGATGTCCATGGACGAGCGTCTCTTAAAGATTATCCTCGAAAACCACATCCTGAAATTCAAGATTTCTCTGAGCGAGCTCTACAACGGCCAGTTGCTCGAGACCTTGGGAGGAAAACTGCTGAGAGTCTTCATTTATCGCACG GCTGTGTGTATTGAGAACGCGTGTATGGTGAGGGGCAGCAGAGAGGGCAGTAATGGAGCCCTGCACCTCATGAGGTCCCTGATCCATCCAGCCCAGACAACCATCTATGACCTGCTTTTAAATGATGGACGCTTCAA AATCTTCCTGACTCTGATGGAGAGCGCCAGACTGACAGATCTATTGAAACAGGAGGGATCACACACTCTCTTTGCGCCCATCGATGACGCCTTTAGGGGCCTGTCAGAAGCAGACCTCAATCTCCTCAAGA GTGATATCAACACCCTGAGGACAATCCTGCTTTATCATTTTAGCAATGGCGTCTTTATTAATGGAGGGCTGGAGGGTGGAGTGACTAACCTTCTCAAAACCATGCAGGGTAACAACCTTCAAGTGCTGTCT ATGAACAACTCCATCCATGTGAACTCAGTGGACGTTCCAGATTTTGATCTCATGGCATCTAATGGAGTGGTTCATGTAGTGAAGACCATATTATATCCTAAAG ATCTGCCAGTTGGCCGTGAAGACATATTGATTCTGCTGAAGAGACTCATCAAATACATGCAGCTCAAG TTTGAATCCGGATTCACCTACCACGAGATTCCACTCACATTCATCA AAAGGACTATAACCACTACTCATGTCATTGAGAAAG GTCCTGAGATCAAGTTAATTGAGAAGAAACCATCTGTGACCAAAGTTACCAGAGTCATCGAAAAGAAACCTGGTGGTGCTAAAGTGCTGATAGAGGGGGTGACCACAAAGGTGACCAGGGTCATCGAGGGCCAGCTACCGGTTACTACAGTCACCAGAGTCATTGAATCTGGACCTGTAGCTGAACAGATTGTGATTGAAGGGGAGCCTAGTATCACCAAAGTTACACGAGTGGTTGAAGGAGAACCGAAGATCACCAAAGTTACACGAGTGGTTGAAGGAGAACCCAGTATCACCAAAGTTACACGAGTGGTTGAAGGAGAACCCAGTATCACCAAAGTTACACGAGTGGTTAAAGAGAAGCCAGCAATTGTGATGGAAAGAGAACGGGGTACCACCAAACTTACAAGGGTGATCAAAGGGAAGCCGTCAATTACAAAGGTCACAAGAGTCATTGAAG GTCATAGTGCCTCCTCTGATGGTGAACTTGACTCTGATGATGAAATCAAGAAAATC